GCAAACCCTCCTTTATCCTTACCAGTCCACTAAAGCCATCCATCTATTTTTTGAACAACCTCGAGAAGAACTTGAAAAAGAGAAAGAGGAACTGCTTAGAAAGGAAGAAGAACTAAAGTCAAAAGGCGATACCACTGATAAAGAATTAGCTAAGATTGAGGAAAAGAAAAAAGAACTGGAGACAAAAGAAAAGCAGATAAAAGAACAGGAGGAAAAACTAGAAAAAGCAAAAGAAGAAGCTAAGAAAGAAGAAGAAGAAATAAAGAAAGAGGAAGAAAGAATAAAGAAAGACGAGGAAACATTAGAACATAAAGAGAATATCGCAAAAAAAGAGGAAGAGCTTAAAAGGAAAGAAGAAGAACTTAAAAAGAAAGAAGAAGAGATAGCAAAAAGAGAAGGTAAGACTCTGGCCTCTGGTGATAGAATAATAGTAGGCGACAAGATGTATTACCTGAAAAAACAAGACTTTGAACCCCAAGGGCACTATAACAACAGGATGTATCTTATAGATCTTAAAAACATGAAAACGATCAAGCAAAGCAGTTTCACCAAAATATGTGGTTTTAAGTATTATGTCTACGGAGAGGGTGCAATTGTAATAGGATACGAAAGCTCTCATAGTGATAAACATTTTCTAGTGTTACTTGATACTGATACAGTGGAACCCAAAATCATCGGAAAGGACAATATTTTTTGGAGAAGTTTTGTTGAAGTCAACAATAACTTTCTATTCGCAATAACAATAGTAAACAATAAATACTACCTTGGTAAATTTGACAAAAACCTCAGCAAAGTTGCTACATCAGATATTGAAGTTCACCCAGATACATTCATAACCTTCTACAAAGGGAAAATACTCCTAAACGATAAAAACAAGAATATTGTTGTCTTAGACGAGGAGACACTGAAAAAAATTGACGAAGTCAAATAATCACCTTAACTTCCTTTATACCACTAACAGAATTACACATAAACACCCTTTCAGAACCTAAAAGATCACGGAGAGTTATAAACTCCTCAACGATGCCATATTTTCTTGAGAGATACTCAAGCATAGTCCCCCTCAAAAGCCCAGACCTTCTGTCAGGTGTTATGAACTTTCCTCCACTAAATATGATAATGTTATTAATACTTCCTTCAGTTACATAGCCATCCTCATTGAGGAATACATAATCAACAAGTCTCTCTTCCCTAGCTTTCCTTGTGTAATAGTCATAAACCTCTCTATTAGTAGTTTTGTGGTATAAGAACTTGTTTTTACTATCAACTCTATCTTCTGATAACCTCACGAAACCCCTCTTCTTAACTGTTTCAAACTTCTTCACTTCAACTCTGACTCTCCCCTCCCGACTTAGCAATAGTCTCAACTTGAACTTTCCGCCAAGCTCAGCTACTCTCCTGAGCTTCTCAATAATAACTTTTCTGTTATATCTAAAAGAAAAATACTCTGCTGACTTTTTAAGGCGACTTAGGTGATATTTCAATAGGCATAACCTATGATTTCTAAGTAGTATTGTTTCAACGAGTTCAAACTCTGGATGTGGTTTTGATACAAGAAAATCTGACTTTAAAAGACACTCTTTATATTCATCCTCTGGTTCGGAATACCAAGTGATTCCACTACCTACCCCCATCTCCCCCCTACTTCCACAGATAATAGGAGTCCTGATCGCAACATTAAACTCCGAAAACCCGTTTGGCGAAATATAACCTATTGTGCCCGTATATATACCTCTCGGCAAAGTCTCAACTTCACTGATTATCTCAACAGTCTTTCTCTTAGGCGCTCCTGTTATTGATCCTCCCGGAAAAAGGTTAATAACTACATCACTAAATTTAACACCCTCCCTCAAGTTTCCTTCAACTGTTGAAGTCATCTGAAAAACAGTTTCATACCTCTCAACCTCAAACATTTTTCTGACCCCTACACTCCCAAATTTAGATATTGAGCCTATGTCATTCCTAAGCAAGTCAGTTATCATTAAATTCTCCGCCCTATCCTTCTCACTCATCTTGAGAGTCCTCATAAGCAACAAATCTTCCTCCAAAAACCTACCCCTTCTTATTGTTCCTTTCATCGGCTTCGTTACTATCTTATCACCCTTAACCGAAAAGAAAAGTTCAGGTGAAACTGACAAAATATATACATCATAGTATTTCACAAATCTCGCATACTTCACCCTTTGTTTCCTCCTCAAGTCTAGAAAAAAAGCTAAAGGATCCCCATCAAAATCAAAAAAGAGCTTAAATGTGAAATTAACTTGATAGGTATAACCATCCTTTACATACCTTTTCAAGATATCTACTTTTTCTAAGTATTCCTTTAAATCCAAGGATGGACCAATGTTTGAGATAGAGTAGTTTCCACCACTAGTAGTAACTTCCACTAATTTAGGTTTCAGAAACGCTCCAAACCACAAAATAGGTAACCTATCATCAACAGCTTTAGCCGGAAGATTAAGTATAGAGTATCCAGCCTCATAAGAAATGAAACCACATACATACAGCTTCTCCCTCACAAATTCATCTACTACTCTAAGACTCTCTTTTAAATCAGCAAGCTTAACAACTGAAACCTCAAATAAAGGTTTCTCAAAAAGCAAGAAGTGATCTTGTTTATCCACAATGAAGACTACATCATCTTTAAGAACCATATCTAAATTATATTTGTTCTAAACACTGAGCCTGTAGTTTCCTCCCACTCCATAACTCTTAAAATAGCTTACCTACCCAAAATTTCGCAAAAAAGCAATAGTAAACTACTTTCTCACTTAAATCCCTTTCCAATTCTTATCATGCCAAATGGATACGAACTTAACTGACGATCTAGAGAGATGAAATACCCTCCCTTTATATCGGACGTAAGTAAATACTACTCTTGGTAAACACCTAGGAAGCTTGATGTGAAGTGAAATTCTGTAACCGACGAGAACTATCTGGAACCAAAAAGGTGTGTAAGCAAAAAGTTTAAAGTATTGCAACTTGTCTAATGAAAATTGTGACCTGCTGTCTGTTACAAACAAACTTGTTTTGAGAGAAATGGAATTTTCATAATTTGCGAATATGGATAGTAAAAACCCTACAGCTTTACTAACCACTAATATTGCAGTCTCTTTGCTTTTAGCCTTGGTAATAT
This genomic stretch from Brevinematia bacterium harbors:
- the pabB gene encoding aminodeoxychorismate synthase component I, translated to MVLKDDVVFIVDKQDHFLLFEKPLFEVSVVKLADLKESLRVVDEFVREKLYVCGFISYEAGYSILNLPAKAVDDRLPILWFGAFLKPKLVEVTTSGGNYSISNIGPSLDLKEYLEKVDILKRYVKDGYTYQVNFTFKLFFDFDGDPLAFFLDLRRKQRVKYARFVKYYDVYILSVSPELFFSVKGDKIVTKPMKGTIRRGRFLEEDLLLMRTLKMSEKDRAENLMITDLLRNDIGSISKFGSVGVRKMFEVERYETVFQMTSTVEGNLREGVKFSDVVINLFPGGSITGAPKRKTVEIISEVETLPRGIYTGTIGYISPNGFSEFNVAIRTPIICGSRGEMGVGSGITWYSEPEDEYKECLLKSDFLVSKPHPEFELVETILLRNHRLCLLKYHLSRLKKSAEYFSFRYNRKVIIEKLRRVAELGGKFKLRLLLSREGRVRVEVKKFETVKKRGFVRLSEDRVDSKNKFLYHKTTNREVYDYYTRKAREERLVDYVFLNEDGYVTEGSINNIIIFSGGKFITPDRRSGLLRGTMLEYLSRKYGIVEEFITLRDLLGSERVFMCNSVSGIKEVKVII
- a CDS encoding P83/100 family protein, yielding QTLLYPYQSTKAIHLFFEQPREELEKEKEELLRKEEELKSKGDTTDKELAKIEEKKKELETKEKQIKEQEEKLEKAKEEAKKEEEEIKKEEERIKKDEETLEHKENIAKKEEELKRKEEELKKKEEEIAKREGKTLASGDRIIVGDKMYYLKKQDFEPQGHYNNRMYLIDLKNMKTIKQSSFTKICGFKYYVYGEGAIVIGYESSHSDKHFLVLLDTDTVEPKIIGKDNIFWRSFVEVNNNFLFAITIVNNKYYLGKFDKNLSKVATSDIEVHPDTFITFYKGKILLNDKNKNIVVLDEETLKKIDEVK